The following are encoded together in the Plasmodium malariae genome assembly, chromosome: 1 genome:
- the PmUG01_01018000 gene encoding conserved Plasmodium protein, unknown function produces MNNSSKNTKENNNNSSTNNIANMTKKDEKNSSIAKNNDDRAKENESVNEDKNNERNTVNEKNGNEKVLKKIKNSKDDNSNNINSVINKSEEKQDEKGNQEDIEKNDEKVEDKKKVVNSEHVNNTSRSTSVKKKEEQNKERNVVTGKGDDKGRSHNSSSNNCYKSGPSHGKLSKDKKQMTKIEKDESSYYNHFNSNDWRSSNNNNNNEGSKNGQIYHHSKNSNMNNGNSNNNNDISNKDIKQSEFNTSSVKDLNKKKNFNKNENIYSNSNSNNNNNNCNSNSNSSNNNNNNCNSNSNSSNNNNSNNNSNDNNNNNNNNNNNSNSNSNSNSNSNSNNNNSNSNNNSSGGVSNNYSNKNNFKYDYKNNKNYNLKNSKNYKTISMINNNNALSYSEFSPNESIMDPMNNMCMYNNNSNSNANHHPNYGYLSNYAYSYNYNYCVDENDNKNIDMSNYYSPKMYGGATGPAGAVVASAGAVTDGYNNESSYDMRYSYNNMVNDFYNYMPLNYYYYNMNNIYFANSNYNNSNINNNMNNMSSMNGMNSVSGMNSMNSMNSSINSNNNCFNLYHDNIKMKKNKKYLYDKNKKKNFKNLNSSTLYNEIKNRVIEIFKRENIMSDNYLLYYMYNNVKLSIDIIAKHPYIAPLLNTTIANSNSSSNGTTILANVLNDLKCINSNKKEEGGSSEIDKLGVVDSINSSVSRSTSNVKMNIASDKTIQDGTIPNTVHTTTCSGSSCIKSKKLFSDNCEDETKVQSNAQKDKNVEEKKSSESTGTTTKMSGNKVGPEERDETVLKKEDCNVVTIDEGGTCENDKLMNNDSDRVDAQGDKSNDDKVHQQRKDDVFLGCKGNEKNEKKEAADAEEEVIVDGHGNSKNENCNIKDNKNDVINEKESSIEKKEDFVAVHDVDEVVVAVVGTSEEVNCLNKVNESKNNMEGNNRNGITNVFSNSIITVNGKNNSKSGVKSGSSNELANNLKFSLDEESKDFLLNLNNKRNVIIIRDINSHYINTIKCIVLSCPNIQSNDLLNIRNDVNNTIFITLRNEKKTESLAQFLKTKSVNEKKLNVRIKTTQKIQSIIENNILKTVINNNNTSSNNNSNDNNNNNNNSNNNNSNSNSNNSNSSNNNNNNNNSNSNSNSNHSSGGRVVGSVSGNLESIGSNVRGGNNINTISNVNIINASVSTSGNVNSSGNHSASTNANGSIVNNNTNNGHNNNNNSSSSVAGGSHISGPPNSVTHSSSSHNMNLMNNNTGVMPLGGGPKQYLHFNNLYFFPNALNSYDNNIYTHNGNNGTSNYDAYMNYYSYTMNNPSYNMFTNMNACDAYNAYNMYGSNSYLQGNEIKNKHMYNNKGMKYMKGVVGDNSNNNNNIILRGGGMHDNFNHMGMVACVGYYGNTENSGSNVYNNYSNSVYNHNIGSSMYHVEGGSINNGGSNNSNSNNNSNSNKNSNSNKNSNSNSNSNNNNNSNSNKNEKYVDESRKYHQENVVNEKSSYNNRINKNSKDSENKQKNSVNNKDSSNPNSTNNNEGKGNKSRSSSNCNSTSYNGNNNNNNSSSGGNTNGMGSSNNNSSSNNNGRGASKKGSSSSNSSGNGNNSNSSNNNSNNGSANNGSGNNDSGNNGNNGNSNNKSAMKNNEHNKNSKTNNKYNKKELTLKFDSFSVKNKSKSLERKNSGKNYFNKKNTKNAEKKVGGGVAGAGVVGAGDDNVNEALDGTKVITRPEGEKKKKKNDYKYREDTTAVEDTNDAVKIKEGGKKKMGLKLMEDEKYINGGVDGEQNINNSSNSGNTDINNTRDRSSGEDEIMDNNEEEKLFNNMDKKNNKKDLNGKNDFHSFNNDVKDHSKNAVKKGFNSNKFLLNKEKNNNNNSNNNSNNNSKNNSNNNSNNNSNNNSNNSSNNNSNNNSNNNSSSSNNNNNINGKSNSNNNNCSNNGMYYDEKRAFKSKNKIEDISNSKYTNNGGNGNRNNINTNTSSQSLKYSYVDIMDSCKKLTNVDAPPECIDKLMKENVSLFRKRDDQFCWKLNVF; encoded by the exons atgaacaacaGTAGTAAAAATACCAaagagaataataataacagcaGTACTAATAATATCGCTAATATGACAAAGAAGGATGAAAAGAATAGTAGTATAGctaaaaataatgatgacagagcaaaagaaaatgaaagtGTAAATGAGGATAAGAATAATGAAAGGAATACAGTTAATGAGAAAAATGGTAATGAAAAggtgttaaaaaaaataaagaactCAAAGGatgataatagtaataatatcaaTAGCGTAATAAATAAGAGTGAAGAAAAGCAGGACGAGAAGGGAAATCAAGAGGATATTGAAAAGAATGATGAAAAAGtagaagataaaaaaaaa gtggTAAATTCTGAACATGTTAATAATACTAGTAGAAGTACTagtgttaaaaaaaaggaagaacaAAATAAGGAAAGAAATGTCGTTACAGGAAAGGGAGATGATAAGGGCAGAAGTCATAACAGTAGCAGTAACAACTGTTATAAGAGTGGACCATCCCATGGGAAACTATCCAAGGATAAGAAGCAGATgacaaaaatagaaaaagatgAATCGTCTTATTACAATCATTTTAATAGCAATGATTGGAggagtagtaataataataataataatgaaggCTCCAAGAATGGTCAAATTTATCATCATTCGAAAAATAGTAACATGAATAatggtaatagtaataataacaacgACATTTCCAATAAAGATATTAAACAAAGCGAATTTAACACTTCATCCGTAAAggatttaaataaaaagaaaaatttcaaCAAAAATGAGAACATTtacagtaatagtaatagtaataataataataataattgtaacagtaatagtaatagtagtaataataataataataattgtaatagtaatagtaatagtagtaataataataatagtaataataatagtaatgataataataataataataataataataataataatagtaatagtaatagtaatagtaatagtaatagtaatagtaataataataatagtaatagtaataacaacagCAGCGGCGGCGTAAGTAATAATTACTCAAAcaagaataattttaagtatgattataaaaataataaaaactacaatttgaaaaatagtAAGAATTACAAAACAATATCAATGATTAATAACAACAATGCATTAAGTTACAGTGAATTCAGTCCAAATGAAAGTATTATGGATCCAATGAATAACATGTGTATGTacaacaataatagtaatagtaatgcTAATCATCATCCTAATTATGGTTATTTATCAAATTATGCATAcagttataattataactattgtgttgatgaaaatgataataaaaatattgacaTGTCAAATTATTACAGTCCGAAGATGTATGGAGGTGCTACGGGTCCAGCAGGAGCCGTGGTAGCGTCAGCCGGAGCAGTTACGGATGGATACAATAACGAGAGCAGTTATGATATGCGttatagttataataatatggtaAATgacttttataattatatgcctctgaattactattattataatatgaataatatatatttcgcCAACtcgaattataataatagtaatattaataataatatgaacaatatGAGCAGTATGAACGGTATGAATAGTGTGAGCGGTATGAACAGCATGAACAGTATGAATAGCAGtattaatagtaacaataattgTTTTAACCTGTATcatgataatattaaaatgaaaaaaaataaaaaatatttatatgataaaaataaaaagaaaaatttcaaaaatttgaATTCATCAACTTTgtataatgaaattaaaaatagagttattgaaatttttaagagggaaaatattatgtcagataattatttattgtactacatgtataataatgttaagTTAAGTATTGATATTATAGCGAAACATCCATATATAGCCCCCCTTCTAAACACTACCATTGccaatagtaatagtagtagtaacgGTACTACCATTCTTGCTAACGTGCTAAATGACTTGAAGTGCATTAACTCGAATAAGAAGGAGGAAGGTGGTTCATCTGAGATAGACAAGCTTGGAGTAGTAGACTCCATTAACAGTTCTGTTTCACGTTCCACCAGTAAcgttaaaatgaatatagcAAGTGATAAAACGATTCAAGATGGTACTATTCCGAATACGGTGCATACAACTACCTGCAGCGGTAGTAGCtgtataaaaagtaaaaagttGTTCAGTGATAATTGTGAAGATGAAACAAAGGTGCAATCGAATGCACAAAAGGATAAGAACGTAGAAGAGAAGAAAAGTAGTGAAAGTACAGGTACTACTACCAAAATGAGTGGTAATAAGGTTGGACCTGAGGAAAGGGATGAAACAGTTCTTAAGAAGGAGGACTGTAATGTTGTTACTATCGATGAAGGAGGAACTTGTGAAAACGACAAATTGATGAATAATGATAGTGATCGTGTTGATGCTCAGGGTGACAAATCGAACGATGATAAGGTACATCAACAAAGGAAGGACGATGTTTTCTTAGGTTGTAAGGGAAatgaaaagaatgaaaaaaaagaggcaGCAGATGCAGAGGAAGAGGTAATAGTAGATGGTCATGgtaatagtaaaaatgagaattgtaatataaaggataataaaaatgatgttataaatgaaaaagaatcGTCCATAGAAAAGAAGGAAGATTTTGTTGCTGTTCATGATGTTGATGAAGTAGTAGTAGCTGTAGTAGGAACTAGTGAAGAAGTaaattgtttaaataaaGTAAACGAGTCAAAGAATAATATGGAGGGGAACAATAGAAATGGTATTACGAATGTGTTTAGTAATAGCATTATAACAGTGAATGGTAAGAACAATAGCAAAAGTGGAGTAAAGAGCGGTAGTTCGAATGAATTAGCaaacaatttaaaattttcattggATGAAGAGAGTAAAGACTTTctgttaaatttaaataataaaaggaatgttataattataaggGACATAAATTCTCATTATATCAATACCATAAAATGTATTGTTTTGAGTTGTCCAAATATTCAATCAAACgacttattaaatattaggAATGATGTGAATAATACCATATTTATTACTTTgagaaatgaaaagaaaacagAATCGCTAgcacaatttttaaaaactaaATCAGTCAATGAGAAGAAGTTAAATGTGCGTATCAAAACTACACAAAAGATTCAAAGCATAATTGAAAACAACATACTCAAGACGgtgataaataataataataccagcagtaacaataatagtaatgataataataataataataataatagtaataataataatagtaatagtaatagtaataatagtaatagtagtaataataataacaataataataatagtaatagtaatagtaatagtaatcaTAGTAGTGGCGGTAGGGTAGTAGGTAGTGTCAGCGGTAACTTGGAAAGCATTGGATCCAACGTCAGAGGtggaaataatattaataccatttcaaatgttaatataataaacgcCAGTGTTAGTACCAGTGGAAATGTTAATTCTAGTGGTAATCATAGTGCTAGTACTAATGCTAATGGAAGCATTGTGAACAATAATACTAACAATGGTcataacaataacaacaacAGTAGTAGTTCAGTTGCAGGGGGTTCACATATTTCTGGTCCACCTAACTCTGTAACGCACAGCAGTAGTAGTCATAATATGAACTTgatgaataataatactgGTGTAATGCCATTAGGAGGAGGTCCCAAACAATATcttcattttaataatctatatttttttccgaATGCTTTAAATagttatgataataatatatatacgcataacGGAAATAATGGTACATCTAACTATGATgcatatatgaattattatagTTACACTATGAACAATCCATCGTATAATATGTTTACAAATATGAATGCATGTGACGCATATAACgcatataatatgtatggCTCCAACTCTTATTTGCAaggaaatgaaataaaaaataaacacatGTATAACAATAAAGGgatgaaatatatgaagGGAGTAGTTGGagataacagtaataataataacaatattataCTTAGAGGAGGAGGAATGCATGATAATTTTAATCATATGGGAATGGTAGCGTGTGTAGGTTATTATGGTAATACGGAAAACAGTGGTAGTAATGTGTATAATAATTACAGCAATAGTGTATATAACCATAACATTGGGAGTAGTATGTATCATGTAGAAGGTGGCAGTATTAATAACGGTGGTAGTAAcaatagtaacagtaacaacaatagtaatagtaacaaaaatagtaatagtaacaaaaatagtaatagtaatagtaatagtaacaacaataataatagtaatagtaataagaatgaaaaatatgtggACGAATCGAGGAAATATCATCAGGAGAATGttgtaaatgaaaaaagttcGTACAACAATAGAATAAACAAGAATTCTAAAGATTCTGAAAATAAACAGAAGAATAGTGTAAACAACAAAGACAGTAGTAATCCAAACAGCACGAATAATAATGAGGGAAAAGGTAATAAAAGCAGAAGCAGTAGCAACTGCAACAGCACCAGTTACAACGGaaacaacaataacaataacagcaGTAGTGGTGGAAATACTAACGGAATGGGTagcagtaataacaatagcagCAGTAATAACAATGGTAGAGGTGCCAGCAAGAAgggtagtagtagtagtaatagcaGCGGTAACggtaataacagtaatagcagtaacaacaatagtaataatggCAGCGCTAATAATGGAAGCGGTAATAATGATAGCGGTAATAATGGAAACAATGGGAACAGCAATAACAAAAGTGCTATGAAAAACAATgagcataataaaaattcaaagacaaataacaaatacaataaaaaagaacTAACCTTAAAGTTCGATTCGTTCTCAGTGAAAAACAAGTCGAAATCattagaaagaaaaaatagtggaaagaattattttaacaaaaaaaatacaaaaaatgctgaaaaaaaagtaggaGGAGGAGTAGCCGGAGCAGGAGTAGTCGGAGCAGGAGATGATAATGTAAATGAGGCATTAGATGGTACAAAAGTTATAACAAGACCagaaggagaaaaaaagaaaaagaaaaatgattaCAAATATAGAGAAGACACAACAGCAGTTGAAGACACAAATGACgcagttaaaataaaagaaggcgggaaaaaaaaaatgggtttaaaattaatggaagatgaaaaatacataaatggAGGAGTAGATGGAGAGCAGAATATTAATAACAGCAGTAATAGTGGTAATACcgatattaataatacacGTGACAGATCAAGTGGTGAAGACGAAATTATGGATAATAATGAGGAAGAAAAGTTATTTAACAACatggataaaaaaaacaataaaaaagatcttaatggaaaaaatgattttcACTCCTTTAACAACGATGTAAAGGATCATTCAAAAAATGCTGTTAAGAAAGGCTTTAAcagtaataaatttttgcttaacaaagaaaagaacaacaataacaatagcaATAACAATAGCAATAACAATAGCAAAAACAATAGCAATAACAATAGCAATAacaatagcaataataatagcaataatagtagcaataataatagcaataataatagcaataataatagcagtagtagtaacaacaataataacattaacggtaaaagtaatagtaataataacaattgtAGTAATAATGGAATGTATTATGATGAAAAAAGGGCATTCAAgagtaaaaacaaaattgagGATATCAGCAACAGTAAGTACACTAACAACGGAGGAAATGGCAACAGGAACAACATTAATACCAATACCAGCTCGCAAAGTTTAAAGTACTCCTATGTAGATATTATGGACTCATGCAAAAAACTCACGAATGTTGATGCACCCCCAGAATGTATtgataaattaatgaaaGAGAACGTTTCTCTTTTTAGAAAACGAGATGACCAATTTTGTTGGAAATTAAATGTGTTTTAA